The following coding sequences lie in one Rutidosis leptorrhynchoides isolate AG116_Rl617_1_P2 chromosome 6, CSIRO_AGI_Rlap_v1, whole genome shotgun sequence genomic window:
- the LOC139856206 gene encoding ATP-citrate synthase alpha chain protein 3, translating into MARKKIREYDSKRLLKEHLKRLAAIDIQICSAQVNASTDFTELTDKEPWLSSTKLVVKPDMLFGKRGKSGLVALNLDVAQVADFVKARLGVEVEMGGCKAPITTFIVEPFVPHDQEYYLSIVSERLGCTISFSECGGIDIEENWEKVKTAFLPTEKSLTLETCAPLIATLPLEVRAKIGNFIMGVFAVFQDLDFSFLEMNPFTLVNGEPFPLDMRGELDDTAAFKNFKKWGNIEFPLPFGRVLSSTESFIHTLDEKTSASLKFTVLNPKGRIWTMVAGGGASVIYADTVGDLGYASELGNYAEYSGAPNEEEVLQYARVVVDCATANPDGRKRALLIGGGIANFTDVAATFNGIIRALREKESKLKAARMNIYVRRGGPNYQTGLAKMRALGDELGVPLEVYGPEATMTGICKQAIECIMS; encoded by the exons ATGGCAAGGAAGAAGATCAGAGAGTATGATTCAAAGAGGCTCTTGAAGGAACATTTGAAAAGACTTGCTGCCATTGATATTCAAATCTGCTCTGCTCAA GTGAATGCATCCACAGACTTCACTGAGTTAACAGACAAAGAACCATGGCTGTCATCAACAAAGCTCGTTGTAAAACCCGATATGTtgtttgggaaacgtgggaagagTGGCTTGGTTGCTTTGAACTTAGACGTAGCTCAAGTTGCTGATTTCGTTAAAGCTCGTCTTGGTGTTGAG GTTGAGATGGGTGGATGTAAAGCACCAATAACAACGTTTATTGTGGAACCATTTGTCCCACATGATCAAGAATATTACCTTTCTATTGTCTCTGAAAGGCTTGGTTGCACCATTAGTTTTTCAGAATGTGGTGGTATCGATATCGAAGAGAATTGGGAAAAG GTTAAAACTGCCTTTCTTCCAACAGAAAAATCTTTGACACTAGAAACCTGCGCTCCATTAATTGCTACTCTTCCATTGGAG GTTCGAGCAAAAATTGGCAATTTCATTATGGGTGTTTTTGCTGTATTTCAAG ATCTTGATTTCAGTTTTCTAGAGATGAATCCATTTACATTAGTAAACGGAGAGCCGTTCCCTTTGGATATGAGGGGAGAATTGGATGACACTGCAGCATTTAAGAACTTCAAAAA GTGGGGTAACATAGAGTTCCCTTTGCCATTTGGAAGGGTCCTAAGCTCTACTGAGAGCTTCATTCACACGTTAGATGAAAAA ACTAGTGCATCATTGAAGTTCACCGTCTTGAATCCCAAAGGACGCATATGGACGATGGTGGCAGGAGGTGGTGCTAGTGTAATATATGCTGACACA gttggAGATTTAGGTTACGCATCAGAACTTGGTAACTATGCAGAGTacagtggagctccaaatgaggaagAGGTGTTGCAGTATGCTAGAGTTGTAGTTGAT TGTGCGACTGCAAATCCTGATGGTCGTAAAAGAGCCCTTTTAATTGGTGGAGGTATTGCTAACTTTACAGATGTTGCCGCCACTTTCAATGGAATTATCCGAGCGCTTAGGGAAAAG GAGTCAAAGCTGAAAGCAGCAAGAATGAACATTTATGTTCGAAGAGGTGGTCCTAATTACCAGACCGGTTTGGCAAAAATGCGTGCACTCGGAGACGAACTAGGTGTTCCCCTTGAG GTTTATGGACCAGAGGCTACAATGACCGGCATTTGCAAGCAAGCAATCGAATGCATAATGTCATAG